The Flavobacterium praedii genome window below encodes:
- a CDS encoding glycosyltransferase family 2 protein: MIVVFHNNKSITRVESIGNKTILFDRKKTIACGLMQLAIQFPEETLVWCHEDFQNQINLNAIPDILHHQKMMLSYHPSESNYLGREIGYVEESPFINVNKKVTYPTWQMSSLAGAIYSSVLLVFKDKIKLDSDFDYYLSSIAKVGMPLGLLCYSEPKLLKEEAIEISSKASVFVLFKFVKQHYKTRWLFLLLLNFLVYEFRFPFVAFIFALFFRNRNNLNISLESIPVQSNREVVQQATIDVIIPTIGRKNYLYDVLQDLAKQTHLPTNVIIVEQNPQEGSISELNYLHTVKWPFIIKHTFTHQAGACNARNLALRQVESEWVFMNDDDNRFESDLIERVFGNIRIYGIKSLSTSYLQDGEKLRYSIISQSGIFGSGNSFLEAELLEYVSFDKSLEFGYGEDTDFGLQLRNLGIDIIYFPEPAILHLKAPMGGFRIKPVFEWSNKVIQPKPSPTIMYVKKKHNTKEQILGYKMTLFFKFYQHQSIKNPFRYFVNYKKQWKQSEFWANKLKMQT; encoded by the coding sequence TTGATTGTAGTTTTCCATAATAACAAGTCCATTACTAGAGTTGAATCTATTGGAAATAAAACAATACTCTTTGATCGAAAAAAGACTATTGCTTGTGGACTGATGCAATTAGCGATTCAGTTTCCAGAGGAAACTTTGGTTTGGTGTCATGAAGATTTTCAGAATCAAATTAATCTGAATGCCATTCCTGATATACTACATCATCAAAAAATGATGCTTTCCTATCACCCGAGTGAATCCAATTATTTGGGAAGAGAAATAGGTTATGTAGAAGAATCACCTTTTATAAATGTAAACAAAAAAGTGACCTACCCTACTTGGCAAATGAGTAGTTTGGCGGGAGCGATTTATTCGTCGGTTTTATTGGTTTTTAAAGATAAAATAAAGTTAGATTCTGATTTTGATTATTATCTGAGCTCTATTGCCAAAGTGGGTATGCCATTAGGCTTGTTATGCTATTCGGAACCAAAATTATTGAAAGAGGAAGCAATTGAAATAAGTTCGAAAGCATCTGTATTTGTACTTTTTAAATTTGTTAAGCAACATTATAAAACACGATGGTTGTTTTTATTGCTATTGAATTTTTTAGTGTATGAATTTCGATTTCCATTTGTAGCTTTTATTTTTGCTTTGTTTTTTAGAAATAGGAATAATCTAAATATTTCTTTAGAAAGCATTCCCGTTCAATCCAATAGAGAAGTGGTGCAACAAGCTACAATTGATGTAATTATTCCCACTATTGGAAGGAAAAACTATCTGTATGATGTGTTACAAGATTTGGCTAAGCAGACCCATTTACCAACAAATGTGATTATTGTAGAGCAGAATCCACAAGAAGGAAGTATTTCAGAATTGAATTATTTGCATACTGTGAAATGGCCCTTTATAATTAAACATACCTTTACTCATCAGGCAGGAGCTTGTAACGCCAGAAATTTGGCATTACGTCAAGTAGAAAGTGAGTGGGTTTTTATGAATGATGATGATAATCGATTTGAATCGGATTTAATAGAAAGGGTGTTTGGAAATATTAGAATATACGGTATTAAAAGTCTTTCTACATCTTATTTGCAAGATGGAGAAAAACTTCGATATTCTATAATTTCACAATCAGGTATTTTTGGTTCAGGGAACAGTTTCTTGGAGGCGGAATTATTAGAGTATGTTTCTTTTGATAAATCTTTGGAGTTTGGTTATGGAGAAGACACTGATTTTGGTTTGCAATTGAGAAATTTAGGTATTGATATAATATATTTTCCAGAGCCTGCTATTTTGCATTTAAAGGCACCTATGGGAGGATTTAGAATAAAACCGGTTTTTGAATGGTCGAATAAAGTAATTCAACCCAAACCTTCTCCTACTATTATGTATGTGAAGAAAAAACACAATACAAAAGAGCAAATATTAGGTTATAAAATGACTTTGTTTTTTAAATTCTACCAACATCAAAGTATTAAAAATCCATTTCGATATTTTGTAAATTACAAAAAGCAATGGAAACAAAGTGAATTTTGGGCTAATAAATTAAAAATGCAAACATGA
- a CDS encoding MBOAT family O-acyltransferase yields the protein MFFNSLAFAIFLPIVFFLYWFVFNKTKNTQNALLIVASYYFYSCWDWRFLFLLVFSTFLDYYTGIQIEKSTKDKGRKFWFWLSIGVNLGFLGIFKYYNFFSASFAQMLTSVGFKASPILLDVILPVGISFYTFHGLSYVIDIYYKRIKAEYNFVDYSLFVSYFPLLVAGPIERATHLLPQVKVKREFNLAQAKEGICQIIWGLVKKVVIADTCATYANAIFDNYTSMNSLSLILGGVYFAFQIYGDFSGYSDMALGMSKLFGLDLLRNFNYPYFSRDIAEFWRRWHISLSSWFRDYLYIPLGGSKGSKAMQVRNVFIIFVVSGFWHGANWTYLAWGFINAVYFLPLLLLNRNRSNVDEIQLKWNWDSVRTIVSIVTTFILSTIAWVFFRAKTITDACLYLKRIVINREFTSQYLVNERYNYELVLMVGLFVLVEWNNRTKVEPLSGKYNTVKLVLAIAAILAFGTYSDYKEFIYFQF from the coding sequence ATGTTTTTCAATTCCCTGGCTTTTGCCATTTTTTTGCCCATAGTGTTTTTCTTGTATTGGTTTGTTTTTAATAAAACGAAGAATACCCAAAATGCACTCCTTATCGTCGCCAGTTATTATTTTTATTCCTGTTGGGATTGGCGGTTTTTGTTTCTGTTGGTTTTCTCTACATTTCTGGATTATTATACCGGGATTCAAATTGAGAAAAGCACCAAAGATAAAGGACGCAAATTTTGGTTTTGGTTGAGTATTGGTGTCAATTTGGGATTCTTAGGAATTTTTAAATACTATAATTTTTTCTCCGCTTCGTTTGCACAAATGCTGACTTCTGTTGGGTTCAAGGCGAGTCCTATTTTACTGGATGTCATTTTACCGGTTGGGATTTCATTTTATACCTTTCATGGATTATCCTACGTGATCGATATTTATTACAAACGCATCAAAGCCGAATATAATTTTGTCGATTACTCTTTGTTTGTGAGTTATTTTCCGTTATTGGTGGCGGGTCCTATTGAAAGAGCCACTCATTTATTACCTCAGGTTAAAGTTAAAAGAGAATTTAATTTGGCTCAAGCCAAAGAAGGAATCTGTCAAATCATTTGGGGATTGGTCAAAAAAGTGGTTATTGCCGATACTTGTGCTACGTATGCTAATGCTATTTTTGATAATTACACCTCTATGAATTCATTGTCGTTGATTTTGGGAGGGGTTTATTTTGCGTTCCAAATTTATGGTGATTTTTCAGGATATTCGGATATGGCCTTGGGAATGTCAAAATTGTTTGGGTTGGATTTATTGCGCAATTTTAATTACCCTTATTTTTCAAGGGATATAGCAGAGTTTTGGCGTCGTTGGCACATTTCACTTTCCTCTTGGTTTCGGGATTATTTATATATTCCGCTGGGTGGTAGCAAAGGATCGAAAGCGATGCAAGTCCGTAATGTCTTCATTATATTTGTGGTAAGTGGTTTTTGGCATGGTGCCAATTGGACCTATCTGGCTTGGGGATTTATCAATGCGGTTTATTTTCTACCTCTTTTATTGTTGAATAGAAATCGGAGTAATGTCGATGAAATTCAATTGAAATGGAATTGGGATTCGGTTAGAACAATCGTAAGTATTGTTACAACATTTATTTTAAGCACTATTGCCTGGGTATTTTTTAGAGCCAAGACCATAACAGATGCCTGTTTGTATCTGAAACGAATAGTAATAAACAGAGAGTTTACTAGTCAGTATCTTGTAAATGAGCGTTACAACTATGAATTAGTATTGATGGTCGGTTTGTTTGTTCTAGTCGAATGGAACAATAGAACCAAAGTCGAGCCTCTATCAGGGAAATACAATACGGTAAAGTTGGTTTTGGCGATAGCTGCCATTCTCGCTTTTGGAACCTATTCGGATTACAAAGAATTTATATATTTTCAATTCTAA
- a CDS encoding UDP-glycosyltransferase, which translates to MTPNNKIVILLPDGIGLRNFAYSDFQAIGVQENFEVVFWNNTPFDLTQLGFKEIKIQNSKSHPLTETYKNARKQIELNLNIRRTKDRVYDTYRFPFSYATTLKALKSGVTQFLSITHSSTFGLKRIRHKIKQEERKTLYYHQCLETLQKEQPAMVFCTNQRPMTAIAPILGAQELGIPTATFIFSWDNLPKATMVVETDYYFVWSDLMKKELLFYYPYIKEEQIFVTGTPQFESHFDTNKLLSKEVFFEQNDLDLNKKYICYSGDDVTTCPDDPKYLEDVAKAIRELNQKGHSLGIIFRRCPVDFSNRYGEVLENYKDVITPIAPLWKKIGDGWNTVLPTQADIDIQMNTIAHTELVVNLGSSMVFDYVAHNKPCAFVNYDVVPKKISDWSVKKIYDYVHFRSMPNKDTVLWIDSPESITGIIENAIVTNSLVIENAQKWFEIINQHPPQEASKRIWEGIKTIISKE; encoded by the coding sequence TTGACACCAAATAATAAAATAGTCATCCTTTTACCCGACGGAATTGGTCTTCGTAATTTTGCGTATTCCGATTTTCAGGCTATTGGAGTACAAGAAAATTTCGAAGTAGTTTTTTGGAACAATACTCCTTTTGATTTAACCCAATTGGGTTTTAAAGAGATTAAAATTCAAAACTCCAAATCACACCCACTTACGGAGACCTATAAAAATGCCCGTAAACAGATTGAGTTGAATCTTAATATACGAAGAACAAAAGACCGAGTTTATGATACCTATAGATTCCCTTTTTCGTATGCCACCACTCTAAAAGCACTAAAAAGTGGAGTAACGCAATTTTTGTCAATTACCCATTCTTCGACTTTTGGATTAAAACGCATTCGACATAAAATCAAGCAAGAGGAACGCAAAACCTTGTACTACCATCAATGTTTAGAAACTTTACAAAAGGAACAGCCAGCGATGGTTTTTTGTACCAATCAGCGACCAATGACGGCAATTGCACCAATACTAGGAGCACAAGAATTGGGAATCCCTACGGCTACATTCATTTTTTCTTGGGATAATTTGCCCAAGGCGACTATGGTGGTAGAAACTGATTATTATTTTGTTTGGAGTGATTTAATGAAAAAAGAATTACTCTTTTATTATCCGTATATCAAGGAAGAACAAATTTTTGTTACAGGGACTCCTCAATTTGAATCCCATTTTGACACAAATAAGTTGCTCTCAAAAGAAGTTTTTTTTGAGCAGAACGATTTAGATTTGAATAAAAAATACATTTGTTATTCGGGTGACGATGTAACGACTTGTCCGGATGATCCGAAATATCTCGAAGATGTTGCAAAGGCTATTCGTGAATTAAACCAAAAAGGGCATTCATTGGGTATTATTTTTCGACGCTGTCCTGTTGATTTTTCAAATCGATATGGTGAGGTTTTAGAAAACTATAAAGATGTAATCACGCCAATTGCTCCACTTTGGAAAAAAATAGGTGATGGTTGGAATACTGTTTTACCTACTCAAGCTGATATTGATATACAAATGAATACCATAGCACATACTGAGTTAGTGGTTAATTTAGGTTCTTCGATGGTCTTTGACTATGTAGCTCATAATAAGCCTTGTGCTTTTGTGAATTATGATGTTGTTCCGAAAAAAATATCGGATTGGTCGGTAAAAAAAATATACGATTATGTTCATTTTCGCTCTATGCCTAATAAAGATACTGTTTTATGGATAGACAGTCCAGAATCGATTACTGGAATAATAGAAAACGCTATTGTAACAAATTCTTTGGTTATAGAAAACGCACAAAAATGGTTCGAAATTATCAATCAACATCCTCCACAAGAAGCTTCGAAACGTATTTGGGAAGGAATTAAAACCATCATTTCTAAAGAATAA
- a CDS encoding class I SAM-dependent methyltransferase, protein MKTTESILETNIKQAEFYNTKKKNYATRIWSNFRNGILNKIKKAVGVQDQAYLLHKEWFGDLSSKKVLDLGCFSGNYWSMYLAEHSKEYLGIDLSDIAISKLNERLVCYPNASAKTIDFLSAAFLEKDYDLIYAYGVLHHFENTQILINKLNEKLAPKGQIISYDPLETSLPIKIIRTLYRPFQSDAAWEWPFSKKTFYQFQSAFTIVEKRGLLGKSKWMALISILPISDLSKNKIGQKWHKEDWENSKTSESVLFSCMHLTMLMQKK, encoded by the coding sequence ATGAAAACAACTGAATCAATTTTAGAAACAAATATTAAGCAAGCCGAATTTTATAATACCAAAAAGAAAAATTATGCAACGCGTATTTGGTCCAATTTCAGAAATGGAATTTTGAATAAGATAAAAAAAGCAGTTGGAGTTCAAGATCAAGCTTACTTGTTACATAAAGAATGGTTTGGGGATTTAAGTTCCAAGAAAGTATTGGATTTAGGTTGTTTTTCTGGGAATTATTGGTCCATGTATTTAGCAGAACATTCTAAGGAATATTTAGGAATTGACTTGAGCGATATAGCTATTTCAAAACTGAATGAACGATTAGTTTGTTATCCAAATGCAAGCGCTAAAACTATTGATTTTCTTTCTGCAGCGTTTCTAGAGAAAGATTACGATTTGATTTATGCTTATGGAGTTTTGCATCATTTTGAAAACACACAAATTCTGATCAATAAGCTCAACGAAAAATTAGCTCCAAAGGGTCAGATAATTAGTTATGATCCTTTAGAAACTAGTTTGCCTATAAAAATAATACGAACATTGTATCGTCCATTTCAGTCGGATGCCGCATGGGAGTGGCCTTTTAGTAAAAAAACATTTTATCAATTTCAGTCTGCTTTTACAATTGTTGAAAAGAGGGGGCTTCTAGGTAAATCAAAATGGATGGCGTTAATTTCAATACTTCCAATTTCAGATTTAAGCAAAAATAAAATTGGACAGAAATGGCATAAAGAGGATTGGGAAAATTCTAAGACTTCAGAATCTGTTTTGTTTAGCTGTATGCATTTAACTATGTTAATGCAGAAAAAATAA
- a CDS encoding glycosyltransferase, which produces MKFTIITHVPHIKYKNNYFAYAPYVREMNIWSKYCDEFIIVAPLQKGHVTAIDCSYAQSNIKFLKIEAINILGFKSICKTILKSPKIIWQIFKAMQQADHIHLRCPGNIGLLGCIIQILFPKKPKTAKYAGNWDPKAKQPWSYRLQKWILSNTFLTKNMQVLVYGEWDGSTKNIKPFFTATYSVVDKEPLKELDLKETIHFVFVGALVSGKNPLYAIQLVEGLYRKGYDVSLDLFGEGIEREVLEKYIASNRLDNFIKLNGNQNQETLKKAYQESHFVLLASKSEGWPKALAEGMFWGCVPVATPVSCVPYMLDFGERGLLLRVNLEQDIQQLEALFTNESDFKSKREKASHWSRHYTLDVFEGEIKKILK; this is translated from the coding sequence ATGAAATTTACCATAATTACCCATGTACCGCATATAAAGTATAAAAACAATTATTTTGCTTATGCTCCTTATGTGCGTGAAATGAATATTTGGTCAAAATATTGTGATGAATTCATTATTGTGGCTCCATTACAAAAAGGACATGTGACAGCCATTGATTGCTCTTATGCTCAAAGCAATATTAAGTTTTTGAAGATTGAAGCAATAAATATACTTGGATTTAAATCTATATGTAAAACAATTTTAAAAAGTCCTAAAATAATTTGGCAAATTTTCAAAGCCATGCAACAAGCTGATCATATTCATTTGCGTTGTCCTGGCAATATTGGTTTATTGGGTTGTATTATACAAATTTTATTTCCTAAAAAACCCAAAACTGCAAAATACGCCGGTAATTGGGATCCGAAAGCAAAACAACCTTGGAGTTACCGTTTGCAGAAATGGATTTTGAGCAACACTTTTTTGACCAAAAACATGCAGGTTTTGGTTTATGGCGAATGGGATGGTAGTACGAAGAATATCAAACCTTTTTTTACCGCTACCTATTCGGTAGTAGATAAAGAGCCGTTAAAAGAATTGGATTTAAAAGAAACCATACATTTTGTTTTTGTGGGAGCATTGGTTTCAGGGAAAAATCCTTTATATGCGATACAATTAGTCGAAGGATTATATAGAAAAGGGTATGATGTGTCTTTGGATTTATTTGGGGAAGGGATAGAACGTGAAGTTTTGGAAAAGTATATTGCTTCAAATCGTTTGGATAATTTTATAAAACTAAACGGAAATCAGAATCAAGAAACCTTAAAAAAAGCATATCAAGAGAGTCATTTTGTGTTATTAGCATCCAAAAGCGAAGGTTGGCCAAAAGCACTGGCAGAGGGAATGTTTTGGGGCTGTGTTCCTGTGGCTACTCCAGTTTCTTGCGTTCCTTATATGCTTGATTTTGGAGAAAGAGGTTTGTTGTTGCGCGTGAACTTGGAACAAGATATTCAACAATTGGAAGCACTATTTACGAATGAAAGTGATTTTAAATCTAAAAGAGAAAAAGCATCCCATTGGTCACGCCACTATACCTTGGATGTTTTTGAAGGAGAAATAAAAAAAATATTAAAATAA
- a CDS encoding glycosyltransferase family 4 protein has translation MKIAFLTPEYPHERIQYAAGIGTSIKNLAVALAKNGVRVSVFVYGQNEAVDIEEEGVKIHLIKARKFKILGWYLHRKYIQNYINTYIVSEGIDLIEAPDWTGITAFMNLKAPLVIRFHGSDTYFCHLEERKQKLKNFWFEKLAINNAQAFIAPTRFAGELSKKLFGIKKKRIETIHHGLELNQFQNDNALVYEKGMILYIGTIIRKKGVLELPAIFTKVRRKYPIARLVLIGSDSYDIQTKSDSTWELLQKEFERKDLNNVTYLGKIPYQEIQEYIKKAHVCVFPTFAETLGMVTIESMALQKPVVNSNIGWAQELIVEGESGYLVHPKKHSEFANKIVDLLQDENLCVNIGSAARMRVETVFDIEKTVKQNIDFYKTLID, from the coding sequence ATGAAAATAGCTTTTTTAACCCCCGAATATCCTCATGAGCGCATACAGTATGCAGCAGGAATAGGTACAAGTATCAAGAACTTGGCGGTGGCTTTGGCTAAAAATGGTGTGAGAGTATCCGTTTTTGTTTATGGTCAAAATGAAGCAGTTGATATTGAGGAGGAAGGAGTTAAAATTCATTTGATAAAAGCCCGAAAATTTAAAATATTGGGTTGGTATTTGCATCGAAAATACATTCAAAACTATATTAATACCTATATTGTTTCTGAAGGAATCGATTTAATTGAAGCACCCGATTGGACCGGAATTACTGCTTTTATGAATCTAAAAGCGCCATTAGTGATTCGTTTTCACGGGAGTGATACTTATTTTTGTCATTTGGAAGAAAGAAAGCAAAAACTTAAGAATTTTTGGTTTGAAAAACTAGCCATCAATAATGCTCAAGCTTTTATTGCACCTACCCGTTTTGCAGGAGAATTGTCGAAAAAGCTTTTTGGCATCAAAAAGAAAAGGATTGAAACCATTCATCATGGATTGGAGTTGAATCAATTTCAAAATGATAATGCTTTGGTTTACGAGAAAGGGATGATTTTATACATTGGTACGATAATCCGAAAAAAGGGAGTATTGGAATTACCTGCAATTTTTACTAAAGTAAGAAGAAAATATCCCATTGCACGTTTGGTTTTAATAGGAAGTGATTCGTATGATATTCAGACAAAATCTGATTCGACTTGGGAATTATTGCAAAAAGAGTTTGAAAGGAAGGATTTAAACAACGTTACTTACTTAGGCAAAATTCCGTATCAAGAAATACAGGAATATATAAAAAAAGCCCATGTTTGTGTTTTCCCAACCTTTGCTGAAACTTTAGGGATGGTTACTATTGAATCTATGGCGTTGCAAAAGCCGGTAGTCAATAGTAATATTGGTTGGGCACAAGAATTGATTGTTGAGGGCGAAAGCGGGTATTTGGTGCATCCAAAAAAGCACAGTGAATTTGCTAATAAAATAGTTGATTTGCTGCAAGATGAAAATTTATGTGTTAACATTGGGAGTGCAGCAAGAATGAGAGTAGAGACTGTTTTTGATATTGAAAAAACGGTAAAGCAAAATATTGATTTTTATAAAACGTTAATAGATTAA
- a CDS encoding glycosyltransferase family 2 protein has product MTFSLIICTYMRPKPLLKLLQSVQEQTLYPDEILIVDGSVNDQTQLVIKDHHFQNLNSFLVSSEDRGLTKQRNFGITRVGNDMEVVCFLDDDTILEKDYFEQLINTYKLHPLALGVGGYICNETKWEFVGGKYHPKINEFYFDGWKRKDGSRFVLRKKLRLDSDCPPGFSSLFSHGRSVGFLPPSDKIYEVEQLMGGVSSFKKIVFERFQFSTYFEGYGLYEDADFCLRVAKTGKLYLNTKAKLNHYHEASGRPNQYQYGKMVVRNGWYVWRVKNPSPNAADFLKWHAITLLLTIIRFSNTFTTTKPKEPFTEAIGRTIGWWSLIFSKPNKKNENN; this is encoded by the coding sequence ATGACGTTTTCGCTAATTATCTGCACCTATATGCGCCCTAAGCCCTTGCTGAAATTGTTGCAATCGGTACAGGAGCAAACACTATATCCTGATGAAATTCTCATAGTCGATGGTTCTGTTAATGATCAAACACAACTTGTCATAAAAGATCATCATTTTCAAAATTTAAATTCTTTTTTGGTTTCTAGTGAAGATCGAGGTTTGACTAAACAACGCAATTTTGGGATTACCCGCGTTGGAAACGATATGGAAGTGGTTTGTTTTTTAGACGATGACACCATTTTAGAAAAAGATTATTTTGAGCAATTGATTAATACCTACAAATTGCATCCACTTGCATTAGGAGTAGGGGGTTATATTTGCAATGAGACAAAATGGGAGTTTGTTGGGGGAAAATATCATCCAAAAATAAACGAATTTTATTTTGATGGATGGAAAAGAAAAGACGGAAGTCGATTCGTTTTAAGAAAAAAATTAAGATTGGATAGTGATTGTCCCCCAGGATTTTCATCTCTGTTTTCACACGGAAGAAGTGTTGGTTTTCTACCTCCAAGTGACAAAATCTATGAAGTCGAACAGTTAATGGGAGGAGTTTCCTCCTTTAAGAAAATCGTATTCGAAAGGTTTCAGTTTTCTACTTATTTTGAGGGCTATGGTTTGTATGAAGATGCCGATTTTTGCTTGAGAGTTGCCAAAACGGGTAAGCTGTATCTCAATACGAAAGCGAAATTGAATCATTACCATGAAGCTTCGGGAAGACCTAATCAATACCAATACGGTAAAATGGTGGTTCGAAATGGATGGTATGTGTGGAGGGTTAAAAATCCAAGTCCCAATGCAGCGGATTTCTTAAAATGGCATGCTATTACTTTACTTTTGACAATCATACGATTTAGCAATACCTTTACCACTACAAAACCAAAGGAACCTTTTACCGAAGCAATAGGAAGAACTATTGGTTGGTGGAGTTTGATTTTTAGTAAACCAAATAAAAAAAATGAAAACAACTGA
- a CDS encoding glucosamine inositolphosphorylceramide transferase family protein, whose product MKKYLVGILVFGILVVLLINYRTPFFQQDGGGWSIGYGQSTVYPKEINVKENAIYSIEKLKKQNDSTVFLADPFFVKEKGVFYLFFEHKKTKSNGDVGVMTSIDGKNYKYSGTVLTQKFHLSYPQVFKYRNDFYMVPESKQANAVLLYKAYRFPYDWRVCDTLIANVQYKDPSIYVSDSLNIMVASDGKLNMYVYQADSLFGKWKLHKQPIALMGTEARAGGRFFADKKGLILPIQNCTNGYGFGLSLYRFSFKNGSYTTKRVSPYFLKGNTEIKEFNAGMHQLDIQQLGPNEFYYVYDGNRLNSDSKKINIWGPLKWTYIDFKNWIVNQ is encoded by the coding sequence ATGAAGAAGTATTTAGTTGGGATTTTGGTTTTTGGAATTTTAGTAGTGTTATTGATAAACTACAGGACACCATTTTTTCAACAAGATGGAGGAGGTTGGTCCATAGGATATGGACAGTCTACTGTTTATCCCAAAGAAATAAATGTGAAAGAAAATGCTATTTATTCTATCGAGAAATTAAAAAAACAAAATGACAGTACCGTTTTTCTTGCGGATCCTTTTTTTGTAAAAGAAAAAGGAGTTTTTTATTTGTTTTTTGAACATAAAAAAACAAAATCAAATGGAGATGTAGGTGTAATGACTTCAATTGATGGTAAAAATTACAAGTATAGTGGCACGGTTCTGACACAAAAGTTCCATTTATCCTATCCACAGGTTTTTAAATATCGAAATGATTTTTATATGGTGCCAGAATCCAAGCAGGCCAATGCAGTTTTGTTATACAAAGCCTATCGATTCCCTTATGATTGGAGGGTTTGTGACACTTTGATTGCTAATGTTCAATATAAGGATCCTTCCATTTATGTATCGGATTCCTTGAATATAATGGTGGCATCTGACGGTAAATTAAATATGTATGTATATCAAGCCGATTCCCTTTTTGGAAAATGGAAATTGCATAAACAACCAATAGCCTTAATGGGAACTGAGGCTCGAGCAGGAGGACGATTTTTTGCGGATAAAAAAGGATTAATTTTACCCATACAAAATTGCACCAATGGGTATGGATTTGGCTTGTCTTTGTATCGATTTTCTTTCAAAAACGGATCGTATACCACTAAAAGAGTTTCTCCCTATTTCTTAAAAGGCAACACGGAAATAAAAGAATTTAATGCTGGAATGCATCAGTTGGATATACAACAATTAGGACCAAATGAGTTTTATTATGTATATGATGGGAACCGATTGAATAGTGATTCTAAAAAAATAAATATTTGGGGTCCGTTAAAATGGACTTATATCGATTTTAAAAATTGGATTGTAAATCAATGA
- a CDS encoding glycosyltransferase family 4 protein, which produces MRILQIIDSLEAGGAERMAVNYANTLAAEVEFSGLIATRKEGALLNQIHPSVSYLFLNKKRQLDFGALYRLHYFVKKNKVTHVHAHSTSFFMAFLLKMIRPSISIIRHDHYGNNEFLAVRPHFVLKLTASFFCGIIAVNQKLKSWSELKLKARNVIYLPNFPVNEAGIVAETKLKGIEGKRVVSLANLREQKNHFLVLEVAKKLKKSRPDWTFHLVGKDFEDEYSFQIKNQIIEFDLVNNVFLYGSKLDIESILNQASIAILTSQSEGLPVALLEYGLNKKAVVVTNVGEIGSIVENNKNGFIVDSNNSDLFYNAILKLVEDKKLRLEFGNALYNTIQGNYTAESVLKKYLNWLQTI; this is translated from the coding sequence ATGAGAATTCTCCAAATCATAGATTCCCTGGAAGCTGGTGGTGCTGAACGTATGGCAGTAAATTATGCCAATACACTAGCTGCTGAAGTTGAGTTTTCGGGTTTGATTGCCACTAGAAAAGAAGGTGCTTTACTAAATCAGATTCATCCAAGTGTTTCCTATTTGTTTTTGAACAAAAAAAGGCAGCTTGATTTTGGAGCACTTTATAGATTACATTATTTTGTTAAAAAAAATAAAGTAACTCATGTTCATGCGCATAGTACTTCCTTTTTTATGGCTTTTTTATTAAAAATGATTCGTCCGTCTATTAGTATTATTCGACATGATCATTATGGGAATAATGAATTTTTAGCCGTTAGACCTCATTTTGTATTGAAGCTGACAGCTTCTTTTTTTTGTGGAATTATCGCAGTTAATCAAAAATTAAAATCGTGGTCTGAGTTAAAACTTAAAGCTCGAAATGTTATTTATTTGCCTAACTTTCCAGTGAACGAAGCAGGTATCGTTGCAGAAACAAAACTAAAAGGAATTGAAGGAAAACGAGTTGTATCTTTGGCCAATTTAAGGGAACAAAAAAATCATTTTTTAGTATTGGAAGTAGCCAAAAAACTCAAAAAATCTCGTCCAGACTGGACTTTTCATTTGGTTGGAAAAGATTTTGAAGATGAATATTCCTTTCAAATTAAAAATCAAATTATTGAGTTTGATTTAGTAAATAATGTATTTCTGTATGGTTCCAAATTAGATATAGAAAGCATACTTAATCAAGCTTCAATAGCCATTTTGACCTCTCAATCAGAAGGTTTACCTGTAGCGCTATTGGAATATGGATTGAATAAAAAAGCGGTCGTGGTAACGAATGTAGGCGAAATTGGTTCTATTGTTGAAAATAACAAAAATGGATTTATAGTAGATTCCAATAATTCAGATTTGTTTTATAACGCTATTCTAAAACTTGTGGAAGATAAAAAGTTAAGACTTGAGTTTGGGAATGCACTTTATAATACGATACAAGGTAATTATACAGCTGAAAGTGTACTTAAAAAATATTTAAATTGGTTGCAAACTATTTAA